Part of the Nitrospirota bacterium genome is shown below.
TCAATAATGCGGGGATCATGCATGGCCAGGATGACGATGCCATGAAAACTGAGGAAGATGTGTGGGATTTAACGATGGCAATAAACCTCAAAAGCGTTTTCCTGGGTTGCAAATACGGTATTCCAGCTCTACGCCGGGCGGGAGGCGGCTCGATTATCAATACAGCCTCCTTCGTAGCGCTATTAGGAGCCGCCACACCCCAGGTGGCTTACACGGCCAGTAAGGGGGGAGTTCTGGCCATCAGCCGTGAATTGGCTGTCATCCATGCCAGGGAGAAAATTCGGGTCAACGCTCTCTGCCCGGGGCCTCTACGAACAGAACTGTTGATGAAATTCCTTAATACAGAGGAGAAAAAAAAGAGGCGCCTGGTTCATATCCCGATGGGACGTTTTGGAGAAGCTAAAGAAATAGCAAAAGCCGCCCTTTTCCTTGCTTCTGACGATTCATCTTATGTCACGGGAACAACTTTTATGGTGGATGGGGGGATAACTGCCGCCTACGTCACCCCCGAATAAACTTGAGGAGATCCTATGGCTCTGCCGCCGCTCAAAGTCATCAATCCTTACGATCAGGAGGTTGTCTGTGAACTTTCCTGGGATGAGGGAAATCTATTGAATAAAAAAATAGCCGATGCGCGGCATGCCTATGAAATATGGCGTCATGTTCCGATTGATGAACGGATACGTATCATCAGACAAGGTTTGGAACGTTTCAGAAGCAACGCCGGGAAGATTGCTAAAGATATTACTGTTCAGATGGGAAAACCGTTGCAACAGGCAAGAAGGGAAGTGGAGACTTTCTTTGAACGGGCCGAGTACATGATTTCGATTGCCAGGGAGTCTCTTGCTCCGGATATCCTTCCTTCGATCGAGGGATTTCATCGTCGTATTGAACACGCTCCGTTAGGGATTGTTTTGAATATTGCGGCCTGGAATTATCCTCTACTGATCCCTGTTAACGTGGTCATACCCGCTCTTTTGGCCGGCAATACAGTTCTTCTTAAGCACAGCGCTAAAACTCCTCTCTGCGGGCAATACTTTGAAAGTGCCTTTGGAAAGCTTGAGCCGTCCAATCTGGTCACTCATCTTGTCCTGACTCATGAACAAACTTCACGTCTCCTCGAAGATAACAGGATCAATTACGTGGCCTTTACCGGGTCGGTTCCCGGCGGAAGTCATATTTATCGCCAGGCAGCAAAGCGTTTTCTCGATGTGGGGCTTGAGTTGGGTGGAAAAGATCCCGCTTATGTGGCTGAGGATGCGGATATTGATTTTTCGGTCGAGAATATCGTAGATGGCGCCTGCTACAATGCCGGACAATCCTGCTGCGCTGTGGAGCGTGTTTACGTTCATCACAAACTTTATAACGAGTTTCTTTCAAAGGCAAAAACGGTTCTCGAAAGTTACCGGCTCGGGGATCCTCTTGATGACCAGACCACAATGGGGCCGTTAGCAAGCCGCTCTGCCCTGGAGATATTGGAACGCCAGATAAAGGATGGAATAAGCCGGGGAGGGCGGTTGCTCTTAGGCGGTAAACGCCTTGAGGGAGTAAAAGGCAACTTTTTTCTGCCTGCTCTGCTGGCCGATGTTCCCAACGATGCTGAAGCCATGCAAGAGGAAAGCTTTGGCCCGCTGGTTCCTGTAATGGCAGCGGCAAACGACGAGGAGGCTCTTTCTTGTATGGCGGATTCCCGGTATGGCCTTACTGCTTCTGTCTGGACAAGCAGCCGGGAGCGGGCTGAACGCTTTGCGCGCGACCTGGAGGCGGGGACGATCTACCAAAATCGCTGTGATTATCTCGATCCTGCTCTTCCATGGACAGGAATGCGGGATAGCGGTATGGGTTCAACCCTTTCCCGCTATGGATTTTACCACCTGACAAAACGGAAGAGCGTTCATTTTAAAAGAAGAACGTAAAAAAACAAAGAAACTCAGCCCGAACTTTAGCGTGCGCTTATCTCGGAGTTTTTTTCAGACGGTTTGGGAGAATTTAGGTTTTTCTATTGTGGATCGCTTCAGATAAAAATCAAATACCATCGCAATATTCCTGAGAAAAATCTGTCCGGTTTCGGTTACCCGGATCTTCTGCGGAGTGATCTCCGTCAGACCATCTTCTTCCAGTTTTTTTAATTCCGGAAGAGCATCGGAGAAATAACCGTCAAAGTCAATAGGCCATTTTTTTGAGAAGGAATCTTTGTCCAGCATCAGGTCGCACATGATCTGCATAATGGCTTCCCGGCGGATTTTGTCGTCAAGGGTCACACGGAGGCCCCGTTCTGTTGCCAGTTTCCCCTGGCTGATCCGTTCATTGTAGGCGTCGAGAGTTTTCAGGTTCTGGGCATAAACCTCTTCGGTCTGGCTGATTCCAGAAACGCCAAAACCGAATACGTCGCATTCTTTATGGGTGGTATAGCCCTGGAAAGTCCTCCAGAGAGTTTTATTCTGGCGGGCTTTAAACAGTTCGTCTCCGATCCTTGCAAAATGGTCAAGGCCGATATCGGCGTAGCCGGCGGCAGACAGCTTTTCATGAATCAGGATCTGCAATTCAATACGGGCGGAAAAAGGGGGGAGATCGGCCGTCTGGATCAGCTTCTGATGTTTAATCTTTTCCGGCAGATGGGCATAATTAAAGACCGCGAGCCGGTCCGGGGAGATGTCAATGATTTTATCCAGAGTCTTCGAAAAACTGGCGGCGGTTTGATGGGGCAAGCC
Proteins encoded:
- a CDS encoding glucose 1-dehydrogenase → MRLKNKVALITGGGNGIGRESSVLFANAGACIVVVDRDDSAGNQTVKMIEAEGGKAIYVHADVSHKADCENMVAVAEKVYGRLNILFNNAGIMHGQDDDAMKTEEDVWDLTMAINLKSVFLGCKYGIPALRRAGGGSIINTASFVALLGAATPQVAYTASKGGVLAISRELAVIHAREKIRVNALCPGPLRTELLMKFLNTEEKKKRRLVHIPMGRFGEAKEIAKAALFLASDDSSYVTGTTFMVDGGITAAYVTPE
- a CDS encoding aldehyde dehydrogenase family protein, with the protein product MALPPLKVINPYDQEVVCELSWDEGNLLNKKIADARHAYEIWRHVPIDERIRIIRQGLERFRSNAGKIAKDITVQMGKPLQQARREVETFFERAEYMISIARESLAPDILPSIEGFHRRIEHAPLGIVLNIAAWNYPLLIPVNVVIPALLAGNTVLLKHSAKTPLCGQYFESAFGKLEPSNLVTHLVLTHEQTSRLLEDNRINYVAFTGSVPGGSHIYRQAAKRFLDVGLELGGKDPAYVAEDADIDFSVENIVDGACYNAGQSCCAVERVYVHHKLYNEFLSKAKTVLESYRLGDPLDDQTTMGPLASRSALEILERQIKDGISRGGRLLLGGKRLEGVKGNFFLPALLADVPNDAEAMQEESFGPLVPVMAAANDEEALSCMADSRYGLTASVWTSSRERAERFARDLEAGTIYQNRCDYLDPALPWTGMRDSGMGSTLSRYGFYHLTKRKSVHFKRRT
- the hemN gene encoding oxygen-independent coproporphyrinogen III oxidase, with product MKTIHRLLEKYSLPGPRYTSYPAAPYFSKRFNEKTWREELETNQNKERGLSLYFHIPFCDTLCYYCGCHMVATRNYSRAESYLHLLMKEIDLTADLISSGRIVRQIHWGGGTPTYLRPDDIRRLSQHIGRRFTIAPDAEIGCEVDPRELTEDHIIALKESGFNRLSLGVQDLDDRVQKSVNRIQPESLVRQVYSWMRKAGFNSINIDLMAGLPHQTAASFSKTLDKIIDISPDRLAVFNYAHLPEKIKHQKLIQTADLPPFSARIELQILIHEKLSAAGYADIGLDHFARIGDELFKARQNKTLWRTFQGYTTHKECDVFGFGVSGISQTEEVYAQNLKTLDAYNERISQGKLATERGLRVTLDDKIRREAIMQIMCDLMLDKDSFSKKWPIDFDGYFSDALPELKKLEEDGLTEITPQKIRVTETGQIFLRNIAMVFDFYLKRSTIEKPKFSQTV